Within Nitrospirota bacterium, the genomic segment CAATGAGGAAGTGCAACACTTGGGGCTACGAAGGAGTTACCCTAAGTGTTTATGGAGAGACGATATAAGCAACTTAATTTGGAAGAGGGGGACAGGATAACGGAGTTGAAGGCAAGGGGTTTTAGCCTGAGGGCGATTGCAGAGGCGTTAGGACGGTCGCCGAGCACCATAGCACGGGAGGTGGGGCGTAACAGTTCACCGTCCTATATGCTCTATATGAGCCATAGG encodes:
- a CDS encoding helix-turn-helix domain-containing protein gives rise to the protein MERRYKQLNLEEGDRITELKARGFSLRAIAEALGRSPSTIAREVGRNSSPSYMLYMSHR